A genomic segment from Ruficoccus amylovorans encodes:
- a CDS encoding FAD-binding oxidoreductase — translation MSTSSEGPVFADPRRRATALRELRKAMTAGAVDTADEARRVASLDTCRLAHLPEAVIRPANDEEVATVLRLANRYRVPVTARGAGSATTGAATPIRGGWVLDLSGWDEIRIDAVSGYAHVGAGAINAKINEAAEKKGWFYPPDPSSKGYSTIGGNIACNAGGLRAAKYGVTRDYVVALEGFLPTGEPVKWGLPLKKYVSGFNLRDLWIGSEGMLGVVTRATLKLIPAPETRATFLAAYKDEAAALRTVREVLKARLVPSILEFIDRQTLDCFLRKHEKAGTLGSLPFRVKAGDPAPAMLLLEVDGDAGQVRRQKTAVRELLGAKALWLRQARDEEEAEALWRIRRTCSQAMFQMGDTKLNEDIVVPLESQLPLLKYTLEVRKKTGLATPTFGHAADGNFHVHVMFDWGDADQRERARESIELIMRKVVELGGAITGEHGIGLAKSPFLSLQHTEAEIGAMKRIKDALDPNGILNPGKMFEPFDMWLQPRDRAWRFPWDH, via the coding sequence ATGAGCACTTCTTCTGAAGGACCCGTGTTTGCCGATCCGCGTCGCCGGGCAACGGCCCTGCGAGAGCTGCGCAAGGCCATGACGGCGGGGGCTGTCGATACAGCTGATGAGGCCCGGCGAGTGGCTTCGCTGGATACCTGCCGGCTGGCTCATCTGCCCGAGGCGGTTATCCGTCCGGCCAACGACGAGGAAGTGGCTACCGTGCTGCGCCTGGCCAACCGCTACCGGGTCCCGGTCACGGCGCGTGGAGCCGGTTCGGCCACGACGGGGGCGGCGACTCCGATCCGCGGGGGCTGGGTGCTCGACTTGTCCGGCTGGGACGAGATTCGCATCGATGCGGTCAGCGGCTACGCCCATGTCGGGGCCGGGGCCATCAACGCCAAAATCAACGAGGCGGCGGAAAAAAAGGGCTGGTTTTACCCGCCCGACCCATCCTCGAAAGGGTACTCGACCATCGGCGGAAACATCGCCTGCAACGCAGGCGGGCTGCGCGCGGCCAAGTACGGCGTGACCCGCGACTACGTAGTGGCGCTGGAAGGCTTTCTGCCCACGGGCGAACCGGTGAAGTGGGGGCTGCCGCTGAAAAAATACGTTTCCGGTTTTAACCTGCGGGACCTGTGGATCGGCTCGGAGGGAATGCTCGGGGTTGTCACCCGGGCTACGCTCAAGCTCATTCCCGCTCCCGAGACGCGGGCGACTTTTCTGGCGGCTTACAAGGACGAGGCGGCGGCTCTGCGCACGGTGCGCGAGGTGCTCAAGGCCCGGCTGGTGCCTTCGATCCTGGAGTTTATCGACCGGCAGACGCTCGACTGTTTCCTGCGCAAGCATGAGAAGGCCGGAACGCTTGGCTCGCTGCCGTTCCGGGTGAAGGCTGGTGACCCGGCCCCGGCCATGCTGTTACTGGAAGTCGATGGCGACGCCGGACAGGTGCGACGCCAGAAAACCGCCGTGCGCGAATTGCTTGGCGCGAAGGCGCTCTGGCTGCGCCAGGCGCGGGATGAGGAGGAGGCCGAGGCGCTCTGGCGCATCCGCCGGACCTGCTCGCAGGCCATGTTTCAGATGGGTGACACCAAGCTCAACGAGGATATCGTGGTGCCGCTGGAGTCTCAGCTTCCACTCCTCAAGTACACCCTCGAAGTGCGCAAAAAGACCGGACTGGCGACACCGACCTTCGGCCACGCCGCGGACGGGAATTTCCACGTGCATGTGATGTTCGACTGGGGCGATGCAGACCAGCGCGAGCGAGCCAGGGAGTCCATCGAACTGATTATGCGCAAAGTGGTCGAACTGGGGGGCGCCATCACCGGCGAGCACGGGATCGGGCTGGCCAAGAGCCCCTTCCTCAGCCTCCAGCACACCGAGGCTGAAATCGGTGCCATGAAACGGATCAAGGACGCCCTCGACCCGAACGGGATTCTCAACCCCGGGAAGATGTTCGAACCCTTCGACATGTGGCTCCAGCCCCGCGACCGGGCCTGGCGCTTCCCCTGGGACCATTGA